In the Bacillus shivajii genome, one interval contains:
- a CDS encoding c-type cytochrome: MKGRPLYPFALTAVLGIGLIIILSFVGINQQDMAGEDGDGDAEQQFDSPYELGEHVYQESCIACHGGDLEGASGPGLSGLSKDEIIHAIEEGPGTMPAGLVGGEDADAVAEYILSETE; encoded by the coding sequence ATGAAAGGGAGACCCCTTTATCCTTTCGCATTAACTGCTGTACTAGGAATTGGTTTAATCATCATTCTTTCTTTTGTAGGGATTAACCAACAAGATATGGCAGGAGAAGATGGGGACGGAGATGCAGAGCAGCAATTCGATAGTCCATACGAGTTAGGTGAGCACGTATATCAAGAATCATGTATCGCGTGTCACGGTGGAGACCTTGAAGGTGCATCTGGTCCTGGATTATCCGGTCTAAGTAAAGACGAAATCATTCATGCGATTGAAGAAGGTCCTGGAACAATGCCAGCCGGCCTAGTAGGTGGAGAAGATGCTGATGCAGTAGCGGAGTATATTCTATCCGAAACTGAATAA
- a CDS encoding tRNA (adenine(22)-N(1))-methyltransferase: MTKHKLSKRLHKVAFFIKEGASVADIGSDHAYLPVYLIKENIAKYAVAGEVNEGPFLSAQKQVRMNLLEEAIHVKLGNGLAVLEGEKVDTVVVAGMGGPLIRTILEEGKAHLTNVERLVLQPNIAADHIRKWLIDNKWLLIDEALVEEDGHIYEVLVAERGNPLFAYSEDREKEIWLGPILLKYKNSTFNEKWNRELEQLEKIYEIMQSASSDSKEVANKLDEVKKKIHWLKEELT; the protein is encoded by the coding sequence ATGACGAAACATAAATTGTCTAAACGCTTACATAAAGTTGCTTTTTTTATTAAAGAAGGAGCATCTGTTGCTGATATTGGTTCCGATCATGCATATTTACCGGTTTATTTAATAAAAGAGAATATCGCAAAATATGCAGTCGCAGGAGAAGTTAATGAAGGTCCTTTTTTATCAGCACAAAAACAAGTTCGAATGAACTTACTTGAAGAAGCCATTCATGTAAAGTTAGGAAATGGCTTGGCTGTTTTAGAAGGAGAGAAGGTCGATACTGTTGTTGTAGCTGGTATGGGAGGGCCGTTAATTCGGACAATTCTTGAAGAAGGAAAAGCTCATTTAACAAACGTAGAGAGGTTAGTTTTACAGCCGAATATAGCAGCTGACCATATCCGTAAATGGCTTATAGATAATAAGTGGTTATTAATTGATGAAGCACTTGTAGAAGAAGATGGACATATTTATGAAGTTCTCGTTGCAGAACGTGGGAACCCCTTATTTGCATATTCAGAAGATCGAGAAAAAGAAATTTGGCTAGGACCAATATTGTTAAAGTACAAAAACTCCACTTTTAACGAAAAATGGAATAGGGAATTAGAACAGCTAGAAAAAATATATGAGATCATGCAATCTGCTTCTAGTGATTCGAAAGAGGTAGCGAATAAACTTGATGAAGTAAAAAAGAAAATTCATTGGCTGAAGGAGGAGTTAACATGA
- a CDS encoding Nif3-like dinuclear metal center hexameric protein yields the protein MKLANGQTIIQAFESFSPKSFAVEGDKIGLQVGTLNKPIKRVMIALDVLDSVVDEAIEQEADLIIAHHPIIFKPIKALRTDQVYGKTIEKLIKHDIAVYVAHTNLDVAPGGVNDLMAEALKLTNTEVLVETTEDKLKKVVVYVPKEQADDVRDALGNAGAGHIGNYSHCSFNSEGTGAFKPGEGTDPFIGEQGKMEYVDEVKVETVYPASIEKRVIRALVKAHPYEEVAYDIYEMATPGKQYGLGRIGYLNEKMTLSQFADHVKEAFNVKGVRVVGDINKKVEKVAVLGGDGNKYVSAAMFKGADVYVTGDLYYHVAHDAMLEGLAMVDPGHNVEKIMKEGVQSFIDQFVKEKGYDTKVITSKIHTDPFQFM from the coding sequence ATGAAGCTTGCAAATGGACAAACGATCATTCAAGCGTTCGAATCCTTTTCTCCAAAATCATTTGCGGTCGAAGGAGATAAAATAGGATTACAAGTTGGGACGTTAAACAAACCGATAAAAAGAGTAATGATTGCTCTTGATGTGTTAGACTCAGTTGTCGATGAAGCGATTGAACAAGAAGCTGACTTGATTATAGCTCATCATCCGATTATTTTTAAGCCAATTAAAGCGTTGCGAACAGATCAAGTATACGGAAAAACGATTGAAAAACTTATTAAACATGACATTGCTGTTTATGTCGCTCACACAAACTTAGATGTTGCACCTGGTGGCGTAAATGATTTAATGGCAGAGGCACTTAAATTAACGAACACAGAAGTACTTGTAGAGACTACAGAAGATAAATTGAAAAAGGTCGTTGTATACGTGCCTAAAGAACAAGCAGATGATGTTCGAGATGCTTTAGGGAATGCGGGCGCAGGCCATATTGGTAATTATTCGCACTGCTCATTTAATTCGGAAGGAACAGGGGCTTTTAAGCCAGGTGAAGGTACGGACCCATTCATTGGTGAACAAGGTAAAATGGAATATGTTGATGAAGTGAAAGTCGAAACGGTATATCCAGCTTCCATCGAAAAAAGGGTTATTCGAGCATTAGTTAAAGCTCACCCATATGAAGAAGTCGCTTACGACATATATGAGATGGCCACACCAGGAAAACAGTATGGTTTAGGTAGAATCGGTTATTTAAATGAAAAAATGACACTCTCCCAATTTGCAGACCATGTCAAAGAAGCATTTAATGTTAAGGGAGTTCGCGTTGTTGGAGATATAAATAAAAAGGTTGAAAAAGTAGCTGTATTAGGTGGAGATGGAAATAAATATGTTTCTGCTGCAATGTTTAAAGGTGCAGATGTATATGTAACCGGTGATTTATATTATCACGTGGCTCACGATGCAATGCTAGAAGGTTTAGCAATGGTTGACCCTGGTCATAATGTAGAAAAGATTATGAAAGAAGGCGTACAATCGTTTATCGACCAATTTGTCAAAGAAAAAGGATATGATACAAAGGTAATAACTTCAAAAATCCATACAGATCCTTTTCAGTTCATGTAA
- a CDS encoding 4-hydroxy-3-methylbut-2-enyl diphosphate reductase: MEVIKISPRGYCYGVVDAMVLARQAAANLDLPRPIYILGMIVHNKHVTDAFNEDGIITLDGPNRLEILNKVDKGTVIFTAHGVSPEVRKMAKDKGLTTVDATCPDVTRTHDLIREKEEEGYQIIYIGKKGHPEPEGAVGVAPDIVNLVESEKDVENLDINSEKIIITNQTTMSQWDVSHIMNAAIKKYPHAEVHNEICLATQVRQEAVAEQAKEADLLIVVGDPKSNNSNRLAQVSKEIAGTPAYRISNVNELNVEWLKGNEKVAVTSGASTPTPITKEVIKFIEQFDEDDPHTWDATSTVKLTKILPKVKKKQNT; this comes from the coding sequence ATGGAAGTCATCAAAATTTCACCGCGCGGTTATTGCTATGGTGTTGTAGATGCAATGGTATTAGCACGGCAAGCAGCGGCGAATCTGGATTTACCTAGACCTATTTATATTCTAGGAATGATCGTTCATAACAAACATGTAACTGATGCCTTTAACGAAGATGGTATTATTACTTTGGATGGTCCTAACCGACTTGAGATATTAAACAAAGTTGACAAAGGTACAGTCATTTTCACAGCACACGGTGTTTCCCCTGAAGTACGAAAAATGGCTAAAGATAAAGGATTAACAACTGTCGATGCAACGTGCCCTGATGTCACTAGAACGCACGATTTAATTCGTGAAAAAGAAGAAGAAGGTTATCAAATCATTTATATCGGAAAAAAAGGACATCCAGAACCTGAAGGGGCGGTCGGTGTTGCTCCAGACATTGTAAACCTTGTAGAATCAGAAAAAGATGTAGAAAACTTAGACATAAACTCCGAAAAAATTATTATTACTAATCAAACAACAATGAGCCAATGGGATGTTTCTCACATAATGAATGCAGCAATAAAAAAATATCCACATGCTGAAGTTCATAATGAAATTTGTTTAGCAACACAAGTAAGACAAGAGGCTGTTGCCGAACAAGCAAAGGAAGCAGACCTCCTTATCGTTGTCGGTGACCCAAAAAGTAACAATTCCAACCGTTTGGCGCAAGTATCAAAAGAGATTGCTGGAACTCCAGCTTATAGAATCTCTAATGTTAATGAGTTAAACGTTGAATGGCTCAAAGGAAACGAGAAAGTTGCTGTAACATCTGGTGCCAGCACCCCAACACCTATTACAAAAGAGGTCATTAAATTTATTGAACAATTCGATGAAGATGATCCTCATACATGGGATGCCACTAGCACTGTTAAATTGACAAAGATCTTACCAAAAGTAAAGAAAAAACAAAACACATGA
- a CDS encoding CarD family transcriptional regulator, giving the protein MFTVGDHVVYPFHGAGMIKDIEEKDILGEKLSYFVVYFPLNHVTLMLPENRVTSSGLRKVIQPSQIDEVVTALKPTEATPKNEVARPYSKENETLLKSGCIIDAAMVIANLTSKEGERTNGLHMEDRKNLDRAKQFIASELMIVKDMSEEEAYEFIQTNCQEGA; this is encoded by the coding sequence ATGTTTACAGTCGGTGATCATGTCGTATATCCCTTTCACGGAGCAGGAATGATAAAAGATATTGAAGAAAAAGATATTCTAGGAGAAAAACTAAGCTATTTTGTTGTTTATTTTCCTCTGAATCATGTCACCCTTATGCTACCAGAAAATCGTGTAACCTCTTCAGGACTAAGAAAAGTAATCCAACCATCACAAATAGATGAGGTTGTTACTGCGTTAAAACCGACCGAAGCAACTCCCAAGAATGAAGTAGCCCGACCTTACTCTAAAGAGAACGAAACATTATTAAAATCTGGTTGCATTATTGATGCCGCAATGGTCATTGCAAACTTGACATCTAAAGAGGGAGAGCGTACAAATGGGTTACATATGGAAGATCGCAAAAACTTAGACAGAGCAAAACAGTTTATTGCGAGCGAACTCATGATTGTCAAAGATATGAGCGAAGAAGAAGCATATGAATTCATTCAAACAAACTGTCAAGAAGGTGCGTAA
- a CDS encoding YqfQ family protein, translated as MFGPRPQPPTNPNPFGGFSGGFSQPQGQMFQRSFFGGGMPQQVPTSNPGAGGLLSKLFGGGSPATQAGVSQMMNTASTAASTGGGLQNILGLVQNAQKVVQVVQTVSPMVQQYGPLVKSLPQIIAMLQSSDDEESDDSNDAEEVLEDAEEIKVGEDKEKKEQKKDTNSPKKKKKRKSPSKGKTQTPNHKKSSQSSKTNSQYPAPKLYV; from the coding sequence ATGTTCGGACCACGCCCCCAACCTCCAACTAATCCAAATCCTTTTGGTGGATTCTCAGGCGGGTTTTCACAACCACAAGGACAGATGTTTCAACGCTCGTTCTTTGGAGGAGGGATGCCACAGCAAGTTCCAACAAGTAACCCAGGTGCAGGCGGTCTTCTTTCTAAATTATTTGGTGGCGGATCCCCTGCAACACAAGCTGGTGTAAGTCAAATGATGAACACTGCAAGTACAGCAGCAAGTACTGGCGGAGGATTACAAAATATATTAGGGCTTGTCCAAAATGCACAAAAGGTCGTTCAAGTCGTGCAAACAGTAAGTCCTATGGTTCAGCAATATGGACCACTTGTGAAATCCTTACCACAAATAATCGCTATGCTGCAAAGCTCTGATGACGAAGAGTCAGATGATAGTAACGATGCCGAAGAAGTTCTTGAGGATGCAGAGGAAATTAAAGTAGGAGAAGACAAAGAAAAGAAAGAACAAAAAAAAGATACAAATTCTCCTAAGAAAAAGAAAAAAAGAAAAAGCCCATCAAAAGGCAAAACTCAAACACCTAATCATAAAAAATCATCGCAGTCATCAAAAACAAATAGCCAGTATCCAGCTCCGAAACTTTACGTGTAG
- a CDS encoding DEAD/DEAH box helicase, whose translation MMSHNFERFQLSSYLIDALTNQNISLPTEIQERLIPAIKNGKDVIGQSQTGTGKTLAFLLPVLDNIDVNSRETQAVITAPTRELANQLYEELKKLTDASDEVKSQLVTGGTDRLRMIEKLKQRPHIVVGTPGRIADMIKEKALAVHHVRTFVVDEADQMLDMGFIEDVDRAAAHMGDELQMLVFSATIPEKLQPFLKKYLSNPRHVHVQPKETSPKKIEHWLIPDRDRDRKELLKNIVKNVNPFLAVIFVNKKETADEVYEALVEEGLNVDRLHGGISPRERKKVMKRLQAAEVQYLVASDLVARGIDVKGISHIINYEIPKELEYYVHRVGRTARAGWDGIALTLYGRNDEMSIDKLEKQGINFKLKELKKGEWVDLERRKRQPKKTKIENHGKALPKPKKVKPGYKKKARYEQEQRDRRQHKMERRRKK comes from the coding sequence ATAATGTCACATAACTTTGAACGATTTCAATTATCTTCATATTTGATTGATGCATTAACAAATCAAAATATATCTTTGCCGACAGAAATTCAGGAACGTTTGATCCCTGCAATTAAAAATGGTAAGGATGTTATTGGCCAATCACAAACTGGTACAGGTAAAACGTTAGCCTTTTTATTACCTGTGTTAGATAATATTGATGTAAATAGTCGAGAAACTCAAGCAGTTATTACAGCTCCAACAAGAGAGTTAGCCAACCAGTTATATGAGGAATTAAAAAAGTTAACAGATGCTTCCGATGAAGTGAAATCACAACTTGTAACGGGTGGAACGGATCGACTTAGAATGATCGAAAAGCTTAAGCAACGTCCACATATCGTGGTAGGAACACCAGGAAGAATTGCGGATATGATTAAAGAGAAAGCATTAGCTGTTCACCATGTGCGTACATTTGTGGTCGATGAAGCTGACCAAATGCTTGATATGGGATTCATTGAAGATGTTGATCGTGCAGCAGCTCATATGGGTGATGAGTTACAAATGCTCGTATTCTCTGCGACGATTCCTGAAAAACTTCAGCCGTTTCTAAAAAAATATTTATCAAATCCTCGTCACGTTCATGTTCAACCTAAAGAAACATCACCAAAAAAAATTGAGCACTGGCTAATCCCAGACCGTGACCGTGACAGAAAAGAATTATTAAAAAATATCGTCAAAAACGTAAATCCGTTTTTAGCCGTTATTTTTGTAAATAAGAAAGAAACAGCTGATGAAGTATATGAGGCTCTTGTCGAGGAAGGGTTAAATGTCGATCGTCTTCACGGAGGGATCAGTCCTCGTGAACGTAAAAAAGTCATGAAACGTCTTCAAGCTGCTGAAGTGCAATATTTAGTTGCATCAGACCTTGTTGCGCGAGGGATTGATGTGAAAGGGATTAGTCATATTATCAATTATGAAATTCCGAAAGAGCTTGAATATTATGTTCACCGTGTTGGCCGAACCGCTAGAGCAGGATGGGACGGTATTGCATTAACGTTATATGGACGAAACGACGAGATGTCAATTGATAAGCTAGAAAAACAAGGAATCAATTTTAAATTGAAAGAATTGAAAAAAGGTGAATGGGTCGACCTTGAGCGTAGAAAACGTCAACCGAAAAAGACGAAGATTGAAAATCATGGAAAAGCTTTACCTAAGCCAAAGAAAGTAAAACCTGGATATAAGAAAAAAGCTCGCTATGAGCAAGAACAAAGAGATAGACGTCAACACAAAATGGAACGAAGAAGAAAAAAATAA
- a CDS encoding deoxyribonuclease IV: protein MLLGSHVSMSGKKMLLAAGEEAASYGATTFMVYTGAPQNTRRKPIEELNIEAGKTFMEENGLSNIVVHAPYIINIGNSQKPETFELGVNFLKSEIDRTEALGAKQIVLHPGAHVGAGADEGIKKIIEGLNEVIDPDQDVQIALETMAGKGSECGRSFDEIAKIIDGVTHNEKLSVCFDTCHVHDAGYDIVNDLDRVIKEFDETIGLDRLKVLHINDSKNECGSRKDRHENIGFGHIGFEALERILYHDSFENIPKILETPYVGTDKKNKKAPYKLEIEMIRARKFDESLKDQITEQAMK, encoded by the coding sequence ATGTTACTAGGGTCACATGTTTCAATGAGTGGGAAGAAGATGCTTCTTGCAGCAGGGGAAGAAGCTGCATCTTATGGGGCTACAACATTTATGGTTTATACAGGAGCTCCTCAAAACACAAGACGTAAGCCGATTGAAGAGCTCAACATAGAAGCGGGTAAAACATTTATGGAAGAGAATGGACTGTCCAATATTGTTGTACATGCTCCATACATCATTAATATTGGAAACTCTCAAAAGCCTGAAACGTTTGAGTTAGGCGTGAACTTTCTTAAAAGCGAAATAGACCGAACAGAGGCATTAGGTGCTAAACAAATCGTTCTTCATCCAGGAGCACACGTTGGTGCAGGTGCAGATGAAGGAATTAAAAAGATTATTGAAGGATTAAATGAAGTCATAGATCCTGACCAAGATGTACAAATTGCGCTTGAAACAATGGCAGGGAAAGGATCTGAATGCGGGCGTTCATTCGATGAAATTGCCAAAATTATTGATGGCGTTACGCATAACGAAAAGTTATCTGTCTGCTTCGATACTTGTCACGTTCATGATGCAGGTTATGATATCGTCAATGACTTAGATCGTGTCATTAAAGAGTTTGACGAGACCATTGGCTTGGACCGATTAAAAGTATTACACATTAACGATAGTAAAAATGAGTGTGGATCTCGTAAAGACCGTCACGAAAATATAGGGTTTGGTCATATAGGTTTTGAAGCATTAGAACGAATTCTATATCATGATTCATTTGAGAATATCCCAAAAATACTTGAGACTCCATACGTTGGGACAGATAAGAAAAACAAAAAAGCGCCTTACAAGCTCGAAATAGAAATGATTCGAGCTCGGAAATTTGACGAAAGCTTAAAAGATCAAATAACAGAACAAGCGATGAAATAA
- a CDS encoding DUF2624 family protein: protein MVNPVIRQMVNQRIRSLTAKELIRLAMENDIKLTVKQANEMLNILHKEPFDIGNEQLIKRVNRELKALDPSLYKKARKLLKPYEQYLDFDI from the coding sequence ATGGTAAATCCTGTTATCCGCCAAATGGTCAACCAAAGAATCCGTTCTTTGACTGCAAAAGAATTAATTCGCTTAGCGATGGAAAACGATATAAAACTTACCGTAAAGCAAGCGAACGAAATGTTAAATATTTTGCATAAAGAGCCTTTTGATATCGGTAATGAGCAGTTAATAAAAAGAGTAAATAGAGAGTTGAAAGCTCTTGATCCATCATTATATAAAAAAGCCCGTAAACTCTTAAAACCATATGAGCAGTATCTCGATTTCGATATATAA
- a CDS encoding metal ABC transporter ATP-binding protein translates to MNLNETIDVRDLSVHYQGHLALKQITFKATKGNIIGVIGPNGAGKSTLMKAMLGLEKSKGEVSFFGNNIKNIRKSIAYVPQRNSIDWDFPVRVEDVVLMGRYMHVPLLKKIRRKDRERAKSALRKVGMEDFAKRQIGELSGGQQQRVFIARALAQDAELFFLDEPFVGIDVKSEEIIVDLLHELRNDGKTIFVIHHDLSKVEKYFNELILLNQELIEAGPVKDVYRPEYLKQAYQGNAAVIDDGKEMVVVTP, encoded by the coding sequence ATGAATTTAAATGAGACGATCGATGTACGTGATTTATCCGTACATTACCAAGGCCACCTTGCTTTAAAACAAATTACTTTTAAAGCAACGAAAGGAAACATCATTGGTGTAATTGGTCCAAATGGTGCAGGCAAATCAACATTAATGAAAGCGATGCTTGGTCTAGAAAAAAGTAAAGGTGAAGTAAGCTTTTTTGGCAATAATATTAAAAATATCCGTAAGTCGATCGCATATGTTCCTCAACGAAATTCGATCGACTGGGACTTTCCAGTACGTGTAGAAGACGTTGTCTTAATGGGGCGTTATATGCATGTACCACTTTTAAAGAAAATTAGGCGTAAAGATCGTGAACGTGCAAAAAGTGCACTTAGAAAGGTTGGTATGGAAGATTTCGCCAAGAGGCAAATAGGTGAACTTTCAGGTGGTCAGCAACAACGTGTCTTTATTGCGCGTGCATTAGCGCAAGATGCTGAATTATTCTTTTTAGATGAGCCATTTGTAGGTATAGATGTCAAGTCAGAAGAAATCATTGTGGATTTATTACATGAATTAAGAAATGATGGAAAAACAATATTTGTAATTCATCATGACTTAAGTAAAGTTGAAAAATATTTTAATGAATTAATCCTTTTAAACCAAGAACTCATTGAGGCTGGTCCCGTCAAAGATGTCTACCGTCCAGAGTATTTAAAGCAGGCTTACCAAGGAAATGCGGCAGTGATTGATGATGGAAAAGAGATGGTGGTGGTTACACCTTGA
- a CDS encoding metal ABC transporter permease translates to MMAAIFVGIICGVIGCFIIMRGMALMGDAISHAVLPGVVIAYMLGASFFIGAVITGVLTALAIGYISQNSRIKEDSAIGIMFTAMFALGVVMITALQGTNVDLWHILFGNVLAVSTTDLWMTAGIGVFVIGAIIIFYRPLLLSTFDETMAKATGLPVKFIHYMLMLLLSLVTVASLQTVGIILVVAMLITPGATAYLLTERFSVMLFLSAVFGVTSAISGLFFSVIYDVSSGASIVLVASFLFLIAFLFSPKQGLIPRMFRSPLKES, encoded by the coding sequence ATGATGGCTGCAATTTTTGTGGGCATTATATGTGGTGTTATTGGTTGTTTTATTATTATGCGTGGAATGGCACTGATGGGTGATGCAATCTCCCACGCTGTTTTACCTGGTGTAGTTATTGCTTACATGTTAGGTGCAAGTTTTTTCATTGGAGCTGTTATTACTGGGGTATTAACAGCACTTGCAATCGGCTACATCTCACAAAATAGCCGAATCAAAGAGGATTCTGCAATTGGAATTATGTTTACGGCAATGTTTGCTCTAGGTGTTGTCATGATTACCGCACTCCAAGGGACAAATGTTGATTTATGGCACATTTTATTTGGAAATGTGTTAGCAGTATCAACAACAGACTTATGGATGACAGCGGGAATTGGTGTTTTTGTTATCGGAGCGATTATTATTTTTTACAGACCATTATTACTAAGTACATTTGATGAGACGATGGCAAAAGCAACCGGCCTTCCGGTAAAGTTTATTCATTACATGCTTATGCTATTATTATCATTAGTTACTGTAGCTTCACTACAAACAGTGGGTATTATTTTAGTCGTAGCGATGTTAATTACACCTGGTGCAACAGCCTATTTATTAACTGAGCGTTTCTCGGTTATGCTTTTCTTATCAGCTGTATTCGGCGTCACATCTGCAATAAGCGGTTTGTTTTTCTCAGTAATATATGATGTCTCTTCGGGTGCATCGATCGTTCTAGTCGCATCATTTTTGTTTTTAATTGCATTTTTGTTTTCACCAAAACAAGGGTTGATTCCAAGAATGTTTCGTTCCCCTTTAAAAGAATCGTAA